The following are encoded in a window of Candidatus Brocadiia bacterium genomic DNA:
- a CDS encoding C-GCAxxG-C-C family protein: MSINFPEKAKELYLGGYACSEAVMHAARDVGLVEIPEELLKVSTGFLAGIGHNRCLCGALAAGVMIISLEYGRADKNQSKDSADKKCSVAYKKFTDKFGSSCCKEIASFPRCSAEFLDPKRRLYCADVVKSAAEIIEEVIERK, encoded by the coding sequence ATGAGTATTAATTTCCCGGAAAAGGCAAAGGAATTGTATTTGGGCGGCTATGCCTGCAGCGAGGCCGTGATGCATGCAGCTAGAGATGTCGGTTTGGTAGAAATACCGGAGGAACTCCTCAAGGTATCTACGGGTTTTTTGGCTGGTATCGGCCATAACCGTTGTCTTTGCGGGGCACTGGCGGCGGGGGTGATGATTATCAGCCTGGAATACGGACGTGCCGATAAGAACCAGAGTAAAGACTCTGCTGACAAAAAATGTTCGGTGGCTTATAAAAAGTTTACGGATAAATTCGGCAGTTCTTGCTGTAAGGAGATAGCCAGTTTTCCCAGATGTTCGGCTGAGTTTCTTGATCCTAAACGAAGGTTATATTGCGCGGATGTGGTAAAGTCCGCCGCTGAAATAATAGAAGAAGTAATCGAGCGTAAGTGA
- a CDS encoding OsmC family protein, with product MYQTAVNYIGPSKFKISADNYSVNIDFPRPNQPIDGLGPIPMMLGALGGCVAVYLERYLVGKKIPFKGFSIDIKSDLTKESPHFLKIIDVKVSVPGLNLDKEGRDSLMRFIANCPVHNTLHNNPTVNISLAN from the coding sequence ATGTATCAAACTGCTGTGAATTACATCGGGCCATCCAAATTTAAGATATCAGCTGACAATTATAGCGTAAATATAGATTTCCCCAGACCCAATCAGCCGATAGACGGTCTTGGGCCGATTCCCATGATGCTAGGCGCTTTGGGCGGGTGCGTAGCGGTATACCTGGAACGATACCTGGTCGGGAAAAAAATACCGTTTAAAGGGTTCAGTATTGATATAAAGTCCGATCTTACCAAGGAGTCACCTCATTTCCTAAAGATTATCGACGTTAAAGTATCCGTACCCGGATTAAACCTTGATAAAGAAGGCAGGGACTCATTAATGCGGTTTATCGCCAACTGCCCGGTGCACAACACGCTACACAATAACCCAACGGTCAATATTAGTTTGGCAAACTGA
- a CDS encoding archaemetzincin yields the protein MLILLFLIMLAMAYLRFVVIGNSPSYLQSLDKKTSESENNLQQRGNTILNKQAMMDFALTDDSDFEKMNPPNPGNWLARFSEPGQTFDEYLKAKPLQPDKSRLVIVIQPLGLFTDTEKALMNKLKVFTNSFFQMAVELKPEMTLSETTRYKRLRQGQGKTWLQYRTDYLREDVLEPNLPKNAFCYLGITMADLYPDDKWNYVFGEASLKGRVGVYSLVRYFPAFWDESDTAENRIRTLRRSYSTLAHETGHMFGLLHCIYYECLMCGSNNLDESDRRPLRLCPVCLKKLQWNIGFDTIKRYEELEEIYKTNGLASESDWITKRLGKIKLIGQSDK from the coding sequence ATGTTAATTCTGCTTTTTCTGATTATGCTGGCGATGGCATATCTGCGGTTTGTCGTTATCGGTAATTCGCCAAGTTATCTGCAATCGTTAGATAAAAAAACATCCGAATCTGAAAATAATCTGCAGCAAAGAGGTAACACTATTTTAAACAAACAAGCGATGATGGATTTCGCCCTGACTGATGACTCTGACTTTGAAAAGATGAACCCGCCTAATCCGGGAAACTGGTTGGCCCGATTTAGCGAGCCTGGGCAGACATTCGATGAATATCTAAAAGCTAAACCGCTCCAGCCGGATAAGTCTCGTTTGGTAATTGTAATCCAACCGCTCGGTCTTTTTACTGATACAGAAAAGGCTTTGATGAACAAATTAAAAGTATTTACTAATTCTTTCTTCCAGATGGCCGTGGAACTGAAACCCGAAATGACATTGTCTGAAACTACCAGATATAAACGACTTCGTCAGGGGCAGGGTAAAACCTGGCTTCAATACCGAACCGATTACTTGCGCGAGGATGTGCTGGAGCCGAATCTGCCTAAGAACGCTTTTTGTTATCTGGGTATCACCATGGCGGACCTTTACCCGGATGATAAATGGAACTATGTCTTTGGTGAGGCAAGCCTAAAAGGACGTGTCGGCGTTTATTCATTAGTACGATATTTCCCAGCGTTCTGGGATGAGTCGGATACTGCGGAAAATCGTATCCGTACTCTACGTCGCAGTTACAGCACACTAGCCCACGAAACCGGTCATATGTTCGGATTGCTTCACTGCATATATTATGAGTGCCTAATGTGCGGGAGTAATAATTTAGATGAATCCGACCGTCGGCCTTTGCGGCTTTGCCCGGTATGCCTTAAGAAGCTTCAATGGAACATCGGTTTTGATACAATCAAACGGTATGAAGAGTTAGAAGAGATTTATAAGACCAATGGTCTTGCTTCAGAATCCGATTGGATCACCAAACGTCTTGGTAAAATCAAGTTAATCGGGCAATCGGATAAATAA
- a CDS encoding HesA/MoeB/ThiF family protein — translation MEKFSRHIRLPGFGVEGQEKLSQAKILIIGAGGLGSPAATYLAAAGIGTLGIVDYDDVDISNLPRQILHTPATVDQPKITSAQKRISELNPDVKFNGYHENFKAGNALKIMKNYDLVIDGTDNFPVKFLINDACVIAGLPLVHAGVLRYGGQVITIIPKEKTACYRCIFRDPPPVNTVSTCSEAGILNTVAGVIGLIQATEAIKYIVGVGGLLTNRLFIFDALGMQCRTVQVKHNDDCPVCGLQPTIKALQDMKQSECR, via the coding sequence ATGGAGAAATTCAGCCGGCATATCAGATTGCCCGGATTTGGAGTGGAAGGGCAGGAAAAGTTAAGCCAAGCTAAAATACTGATTATCGGCGCCGGTGGTCTTGGCTCTCCGGCCGCGACTTATCTGGCTGCGGCCGGTATCGGGACGCTTGGCATCGTAGATTACGACGATGTCGATATATCAAATCTGCCTCGCCAAATACTGCATACACCGGCTACGGTTGACCAGCCCAAAATAACATCAGCCCAAAAACGCATCAGCGAGTTGAATCCGGATGTTAAATTTAACGGGTACCATGAGAATTTTAAGGCGGGTAACGCGCTGAAGATAATGAAGAATTATGACCTGGTTATAGACGGGACTGATAATTTCCCTGTTAAATTTTTGATTAATGATGCCTGTGTTATTGCCGGATTGCCGCTGGTCCATGCCGGCGTGCTTCGTTACGGCGGACAGGTAATAACTATAATTCCCAAAGAAAAAACCGCTTGTTATAGATGTATTTTCAGGGATCCTCCGCCGGTCAACACTGTTTCGACTTGTTCGGAAGCTGGGATATTAAACACCGTGGCGGGCGTTATCGGGTTGATTCAAGCGACAGAAGCCATCAAGTATATTGTCGGGGTCGGCGGATTGCTGACAAACCGGCTTTTTATATTCGATGCCCTGGGAATGCAATGCCGCACGGTTCAAGTTAAGCATAACGACGATTGCCCGGTCTGCGGGTTACAGCCTACCATCAAAGCGCTTCAGGATATGAAACAATCTGAATGCCGGTAA
- a CDS encoding LptF/LptG family permease: MIIKKLDFYVLRYFLAALGLSFFAMSGLYVVIHFFTNLSDFMELTQVNLPFFMGQYYLCRLPLIMYQITPIIILIASVMTIAKLIKTNEFIPIITSGLNILRMIRPILVVALIIAVGMFVIDEYTVSLLNKVINRTEKILKAEGSELFITRQAKHYAMVIQKYDYIRNEMNNVWVTEYDDEGQLQAKVFAHTVQWREASSIEDEHAAEEKNRTAEGWYFSDGAVYRYDSKGLRIGSPRIFGARGYFLAPELSSEVMEKSDGTASESMSDLENLIKQYPRQAAYKLKYYNKFSFPLTNFVLIFVGIPFILFSPSRRNFFRGIGICIAIGLGFFMLKFSLESLSKKDIIPVLLASWLPVAVFSMAALYFWRKIRM, encoded by the coding sequence ATGATAATCAAGAAACTTGATTTCTATGTTTTACGCTACTTTCTGGCTGCTCTGGGGCTTTCATTTTTTGCCATGAGCGGACTTTATGTGGTAATACATTTTTTTACAAACCTGAGCGATTTTATGGAATTAACCCAGGTCAATCTGCCTTTCTTTATGGGGCAGTATTATTTATGCCGCCTGCCCCTGATAATGTACCAGATTACGCCGATTATTATTCTTATTGCCTCGGTCATGACTATAGCCAAGCTTATTAAAACTAACGAATTCATTCCTATAATTACTTCTGGCTTAAATATTCTGCGTATGATAAGGCCGATTTTAGTCGTGGCCCTTATTATTGCGGTGGGAATGTTTGTTATTGATGAGTATACCGTATCGTTATTGAATAAAGTTATTAATCGTACGGAAAAGATACTCAAGGCTGAGGGTTCGGAATTGTTTATTACCCGTCAGGCCAAGCATTATGCCATGGTCATACAGAAGTATGATTATATCCGCAACGAGATGAATAATGTTTGGGTTACGGAATACGATGATGAAGGCCAGCTTCAGGCCAAAGTATTCGCTCATACAGTTCAATGGCGCGAGGCATCGTCTATTGAAGATGAACATGCCGCGGAAGAGAAAAACCGGACGGCGGAAGGCTGGTATTTTTCGGACGGCGCGGTTTACCGGTATGATAGCAAGGGGCTGCGGATCGGCTCGCCCCGGATATTCGGTGCGCGGGGTTATTTCCTGGCGCCGGAGTTGAGCTCTGAGGTTATGGAAAAAAGTGATGGCACGGCCAGCGAGTCAATGTCGGATTTAGAAAATCTTATCAAGCAGTATCCTCGGCAGGCAGCTTACAAGCTTAAATATTATAATAAGTTCAGTTTTCCGTTGACTAATTTTGTGCTGATTTTTGTCGGCATACCGTTTATCCTGTTTTCGCCCAGTCGGCGTAATTTTTTTAGGGGTATCGGTATTTGCATTGCTATAGGCTTGGGCTTTTTTATGCTGAAATTTTCGCTTGAATCGCTCAGCAAAAAAGATATAATACCGGTGTTGCTGGCCAGTTGGTTACCAGTGGCGGTATTCTCAATGGCAGCGCTCTATTTCTGGCGGAAGATAAGGATGTAA
- a CDS encoding LptF/LptG family permease, producing MLIFKYISREILITFLLTTVVLLSIVVLIIPFFQFSRISGVLDEEFFLKVMPYFIPLSLGYIIPIAVLAGSVFVFGRLSHDNELIAMKSNGINLIRIIIAPVIIGVVLSLIVGYINTRMAPYCISQTRNLSISTFKNRIFSPMTTVREIKLPNYRINYNDYQNGIFYGIRMIKYDINGNNLLQDLMAREGRFSLDEENAVFSLNLSRVIDTHWKKESVGSAASPEVIQSDTMEYQVDISGLFLPRKKNLAAMSERELNKMIISKNTERFREREILTEKYRRFALGITPLIFILIGVPAGMLSRQSNRLAGIGIAALIIFVGYYPLMILGNLLGAKGGMPPYMAVWVANAVLAVVGLVLLPKK from the coding sequence ATGCTCATATTCAAATACATCTCACGGGAAATTTTAATTACGTTTCTGCTTACTACAGTGGTGTTGCTTTCCATTGTGGTTTTGATAATACCATTCTTCCAATTTTCACGCATCAGCGGAGTTCTGGATGAGGAGTTTTTCCTGAAGGTAATGCCTTACTTTATTCCGCTTTCTCTGGGATACATTATTCCCATAGCAGTATTGGCCGGAAGCGTTTTTGTTTTCGGGCGGCTTAGCCACGATAATGAATTGATAGCCATGAAGAGTAATGGAATAAACCTTATTCGTATAATTATTGCGCCGGTTATAATTGGGGTTGTACTTTCGCTGATAGTAGGTTATATTAATACCCGGATGGCTCCGTACTGTATTTCCCAGACTCGGAATCTGAGTATTTCCACATTCAAAAACCGGATATTCTCTCCTATGACTACAGTCCGTGAAATAAAACTGCCCAACTATCGGATAAACTACAATGATTACCAGAATGGTATATTTTATGGCATAAGAATGATAAAGTACGATATTAATGGCAATAATTTATTACAAGATCTTATGGCCCGGGAAGGTAGGTTTTCTTTGGATGAGGAAAACGCGGTGTTTTCGCTTAATTTAAGCCGGGTGATTGATACCCACTGGAAAAAAGAGTCTGTTGGGAGCGCGGCGTCGCCCGAAGTTATTCAGTCTGATACAATGGAATACCAAGTGGATATTTCCGGATTATTCCTGCCGAGGAAGAAAAACCTTGCGGCCATGAGCGAGCGGGAATTAAATAAGATGATAATTTCCAAGAATACCGAGAGATTCCGTGAGAGAGAAATACTTACCGAAAAATATCGTCGATTCGCATTAGGTATTACGCCGCTAATATTTATATTAATTGGCGTGCCGGCCGGGATGCTCAGCAGGCAAAGCAATCGTCTGGCTGGGATTGGGATTGCGGCGCTGATAATTTTTGTCGGATACTACCCGCTGATGATATTGGGGAATCTTCTCGGAGCCAAGGGCGGGATGCCGCCGTATATGGCTGTTTGGGTGGCTAATGCTGTCCTGGCCGTGGTAGGCTTGGTGCTGCTGCCTAAAAAGTAA
- a CDS encoding DegT/DnrJ/EryC1/StrS family aminotransferase — MNNVPFVDLGAQYKQIREEVIKKIDDINSRGDFILGEDLKMFEQEFSAFCGVQYGVGVASGTDALYLALMACGVKAGDEVITAPNSFIATAVAISLTGAKPVFVDVDPVTYNINPKLIKAKITSKTKAIIPIHLYGQPAEMNGIMSIARAHKLFVIEDAAQAHGVMYKGQRVGGFGDLACFSFYPAKNLGAYGDGGMVVSNNQALSDKVRMLRNYGQKVKNQHSTFGVNSRLDNLQAAILRVKLKYIDRWNDNRRKNAKLFQKCFLSGSAIDRNKVVLPNPAGEQQDHIYHIYAILIENRDKLGEYLKSKGISFGMHYPIPIHLQECYGYLGYKKGDFPAAENMAAKTISLPMYPEMELEQIERVVAAVKDFSRA, encoded by the coding sequence ATGAATAACGTGCCTTTTGTAGATCTGGGGGCCCAATACAAGCAGATTCGAGAAGAGGTTATCAAAAAAATAGATGACATCAACAGTCGGGGAGATTTCATCCTGGGTGAGGATTTGAAGATGTTTGAGCAGGAGTTTTCCGCGTTTTGTGGCGTGCAATATGGCGTTGGGGTTGCTTCGGGCACGGATGCGCTGTATCTTGCCCTGATGGCTTGCGGCGTTAAGGCGGGGGATGAGGTTATCACTGCGCCCAACAGTTTCATTGCCACGGCCGTGGCCATATCATTGACTGGCGCCAAGCCGGTTTTTGTGGATGTCGACCCGGTGACGTATAATATAAACCCTAAACTTATTAAAGCTAAAATTACGTCCAAGACTAAAGCAATTATACCAATTCATCTTTATGGGCAGCCGGCCGAAATGAACGGGATTATGTCGATAGCCCGGGCCCATAAACTGTTTGTTATCGAGGATGCTGCTCAGGCGCACGGTGTGATGTATAAAGGCCAGCGGGTAGGTGGTTTTGGCGACCTGGCATGCTTTAGCTTCTATCCGGCCAAAAACCTGGGCGCTTATGGTGATGGTGGTATGGTTGTTTCCAATAACCAAGCGCTGTCCGATAAGGTCAGGATGCTTAGGAATTACGGGCAGAAGGTTAAAAACCAGCACAGCACCTTTGGTGTTAATAGCCGGTTGGATAATTTGCAGGCGGCAATTTTGAGGGTGAAATTGAAATATATTGACCGCTGGAATGATAATCGCCGCAAGAATGCTAAACTGTTCCAGAAATGTTTTCTGTCCGGTTCGGCTATCGACCGGAATAAAGTTGTTCTGCCCAACCCGGCCGGAGAACAACAGGATCATATTTACCATATCTACGCCATACTTATCGAGAATCGGGATAAGCTGGGCGAGTATCTAAAATCTAAAGGGATTAGTTTTGGTATGCATTATCCGATTCCGATACATCTTCAGGAGTGTTATGGCTATTTGGGTTATAAAAAAGGTGATTTCCCGGCGGCCGAAAATATGGCTGCAAAAACAATCAGCCTGCCGATGTATCCGGAAATGGAATTAGAGCAGATTGAGCGCGTGGTTGCCGCGGTTAAGGATTTTTCCCGCGCCTAA
- a CDS encoding serine/threonine-protein kinase, with amino-acid sequence MAVNQPPQNQNEAIPGYQIIGKLGSGGMGLVFKARDKNRRTVALKMLYPKFAANKASLDRFRREAELLIKFKHPNIVKGYHFGNAKGIYFLAMEYIDGHSVQDQIAEGRGFWADLPEESRSELIVNIILQVTRALDYIEKQGILHRDIKPDNLLMTDEGVIKLCDLGFAQPISSDKSAVSETTSGTAAYMSPEQARGQADLDIRSDIYALGATFYHMVTGKMPFSGGDNMEVIAQVVLESLKSDEIKNRKFPPLLLYFIEKMMAKDKDIRYQTPAEIIEDMEAQWNGFKSLEELNR; translated from the coding sequence ATGGCTGTTAATCAACCACCGCAGAACCAGAACGAAGCAATACCCGGTTACCAAATAATCGGTAAACTGGGCAGCGGCGGCATGGGTCTGGTTTTTAAGGCCAGAGATAAGAATAGGCGCACGGTCGCCCTGAAGATGCTTTATCCTAAGTTTGCAGCTAATAAAGCTTCTCTAGACCGGTTCCGGCGCGAGGCGGAGTTGCTCATCAAGTTTAAACACCCTAATATTGTTAAGGGGTATCATTTTGGAAACGCCAAGGGTATTTATTTCCTGGCTATGGAGTATATAGACGGACATTCGGTTCAGGATCAGATTGCCGAAGGGCGGGGGTTCTGGGCTGATTTGCCGGAAGAAAGCCGAAGCGAACTGATAGTTAATATCATTCTTCAGGTAACCCGGGCTCTGGATTATATCGAAAAACAGGGTATTTTGCATCGTGATATCAAGCCGGATAATTTACTTATGACGGATGAAGGAGTGATTAAACTCTGTGATCTGGGTTTTGCCCAGCCTATCAGTAGCGATAAATCAGCCGTTTCCGAGACTACATCTGGCACCGCTGCTTATATGTCTCCGGAACAGGCTCGGGGTCAGGCGGACCTTGATATTCGCAGTGATATCTACGCGCTGGGTGCGACATTTTACCATATGGTTACGGGTAAAATGCCGTTCAGCGGCGGAGATAATATGGAGGTGATAGCTCAGGTTGTTCTGGAGAGTTTGAAATCAGACGAAATCAAGAATCGCAAGTTTCCGCCGTTGTTGTTATATTTTATCGAGAAAATGATGGCTAAAGATAAGGATATCAGATATCAAACTCCGGCGGAAATAATAGAAGATATGGAAGCGCAGTGGAATGGCTTTAAAAGCTTAGAGGAGTTGAACAGATGA
- a CDS encoding DUF6754 domain-containing protein — protein MSYKGLIINFLFLLIACSTVLAQETPALVAPQEFTAFDTPNDSGTSISLTWKTSKENDREGVFYVISAATKTDGAWVELGRSLATLGLKTDAPQYFGLSDENKSWHFFEVNCPIKEVTDCFTSTVYFKLAVTDGANSIEFPTIASAVPQGNWFDASKAYVLIFVIMFSFLIMFFISIARKNPNLFIRHIPGLDAIEETIGRATEMGKPILYVNGLLGMDSLSTIAATSILGKVARKVANYDSQIQVPCYDPIVMSVCQEVVKEAYVEAGRPDAFKEDNIFFISNDQFAYAAAVEGMMMRHKPAANLYMGYYFAEALLLAETGAAIGAMQIAGTDSITQLPFFITTCDYTLMGEELYAASAYLSREPLQLGSLKGQDISKGFIIVMLILGTALTTGGIAFLLNLFKTF, from the coding sequence ATGAGTTATAAAGGATTAATCATAAATTTTCTTTTTCTTTTGATTGCCTGCTCAACGGTTCTGGCGCAGGAAACACCGGCGTTGGTTGCGCCCCAGGAATTCACCGCATTTGATACGCCTAATGATAGCGGCACTAGCATATCACTGACATGGAAGACATCCAAAGAAAACGACCGGGAAGGCGTTTTCTACGTTATATCGGCCGCAACTAAAACGGATGGGGCGTGGGTGGAACTCGGACGGTCATTGGCCACCCTGGGCTTGAAGACCGATGCGCCGCAGTATTTTGGATTAAGCGACGAGAATAAATCCTGGCACTTCTTCGAAGTGAATTGCCCGATAAAGGAGGTGACTGATTGTTTCACAAGCACTGTTTATTTCAAACTGGCTGTAACAGATGGCGCCAATAGTATAGAATTTCCGACAATAGCTTCGGCTGTACCCCAAGGTAATTGGTTTGATGCGTCAAAGGCCTATGTTTTGATATTTGTCATTATGTTTTCTTTTCTGATAATGTTCTTTATCAGTATCGCGCGTAAAAATCCCAATCTGTTCATCAGGCATATTCCGGGTTTAGATGCTATTGAAGAAACTATCGGCCGGGCTACCGAGATGGGGAAACCAATTCTTTATGTTAACGGGCTTCTAGGTATGGATTCATTATCTACAATTGCTGCTACCAGCATATTGGGCAAGGTGGCGCGCAAGGTGGCTAATTATGATTCTCAGATACAGGTGCCTTGCTATGACCCGATTGTTATGTCGGTTTGCCAGGAAGTGGTGAAAGAGGCTTATGTTGAGGCCGGTCGCCCGGATGCTTTTAAGGAAGATAATATTTTCTTTATCAGCAATGATCAGTTTGCCTATGCCGCGGCCGTAGAGGGCATGATGATGCGTCATAAACCGGCCGCCAACCTGTATATGGGTTATTATTTTGCCGAAGCGCTTCTTCTGGCTGAGACCGGCGCGGCTATCGGCGCAATGCAGATAGCCGGAACTGATTCTATTACCCAATTGCCGTTCTTTATCACCACCTGTGATTATACCCTGATGGGCGAAGAATTATATGCGGCATCAGCTTATCTTTCGCGTGAACCTCTGCAATTGGGGTCACTCAAAGGCCAGGATATCAGTAAGGGGTTTATTATTGTAATGCTTATTTTGGGGACAGCGTTGACGACAGGGGGAATAGCTTTCCTTCTTAACCTTTTTAAGACGTTTTAA
- a CDS encoding DUF6754 domain-containing protein, producing MNQHKILGPVIFVILILLASFSYAEAPATPTPATLVLNDFKVFDTPDESTGSISLSWEAVSGENDSLSYVVYVDKDANGKFDCEFCRFPATENWKKDKKWPFWVSGTKEGYHYLEVPILNVFPPPTQPELDSKQNELATIKSKIRNTKKNYKNLMEQKELLQKELDELKKAKEPDFKTIQEKEKALGNNSKKLENIINDPDAKKIVDGIPVPELTAKMRNLAKEVGALEAKVDQEKAGIQDRVYYFKVGTFENDKLTALTAATSGQAKGNWFFWAHLNNFVLAVVFSILVLWFIRHAKKNQNLFLRRINGLDAVEEAVGRATEMGRPVFYQTGIGGMSDISTICATVILGKIAEKVALYDTQIKVPHRDPIVMTVCQEIVKEAYTKVGRPDAYKEDCNFYVTSDQFAYTATVNGMMMRDKPAANFFMGYYMAEALLLSEAGSSTGAIQIAGTDSTDQLPFFITTCDYTLIGEEFYAASAYLSREPILVGTLKAQDVGKFFILAALVIGTIFATIRMPEILDLIKDFS from the coding sequence ATGAACCAACACAAAATCTTGGGTCCGGTTATATTCGTAATCCTGATTCTGCTGGCATCTTTCAGCTATGCGGAAGCACCTGCCACACCAACTCCAGCCACCCTGGTTCTGAATGATTTTAAGGTCTTTGACACGCCTGATGAAAGCACCGGCTCTATTTCTTTGAGTTGGGAGGCTGTTTCCGGCGAGAATGACAGTCTTTCTTACGTTGTTTATGTTGATAAAGATGCTAACGGTAAGTTTGATTGTGAATTCTGCCGTTTCCCGGCTACGGAAAATTGGAAAAAGGATAAGAAGTGGCCATTCTGGGTCAGCGGCACTAAGGAAGGTTACCATTATCTGGAAGTTCCGATACTGAATGTTTTCCCGCCGCCCACCCAGCCGGAATTGGACAGCAAACAAAATGAATTGGCTACAATCAAGTCAAAGATTAGGAATACCAAAAAGAATTATAAAAACTTGATGGAACAAAAAGAACTGTTGCAGAAGGAACTGGATGAATTAAAAAAAGCCAAAGAGCCGGACTTTAAGACCATTCAGGAAAAGGAAAAGGCTCTGGGAAATAATTCAAAGAAGCTGGAAAATATAATCAATGACCCGGATGCCAAAAAGATTGTGGACGGCATTCCTGTTCCTGAATTAACAGCCAAGATGCGTAACCTGGCTAAAGAGGTGGGAGCTTTAGAAGCCAAGGTTGACCAGGAAAAGGCCGGGATACAGGACAGAGTTTATTATTTTAAGGTCGGGACTTTTGAGAATGATAAATTAACGGCCCTGACCGCGGCCACATCGGGCCAGGCCAAGGGCAACTGGTTTTTCTGGGCTCATCTGAATAATTTTGTGCTAGCGGTTGTATTCAGCATTTTGGTGCTCTGGTTTATCAGGCACGCCAAAAAGAACCAGAACTTGTTCCTGCGCCGGATTAACGGGCTGGACGCGGTTGAAGAAGCCGTCGGCCGGGCCACCGAAATGGGCCGGCCGGTGTTCTACCAGACCGGTATCGGAGGTATGTCTGATATTTCCACCATCTGCGCCACGGTCATTCTGGGCAAGATTGCTGAGAAGGTCGCTCTGTATGACACCCAGATAAAGGTGCCGCACCGCGACCCGATTGTCATGACCGTCTGTCAGGAAATCGTGAAAGAGGCTTATACCAAGGTGGGGCGTCCGGATGCTTATAAGGAAGATTGTAATTTTTACGTGACTTCGGACCAGTTTGCCTATACCGCGACCGTTAACGGCATGATGATGCGTGATAAGCCGGCTGCGAATTTCTTTATGGGGTATTATATGGCCGAGGCATTGCTGCTATCAGAGGCCGGTTCATCCACCGGTGCCATCCAGATTGCCGGCACTGATTCAACTGACCAGCTGCCGTTTTTTATTACCACCTGCGATTATACCCTGATTGGCGAGGAATTCTACGCTGCCTCGGCTTATCTGTCACGTGAACCAATACTGGTCGGAACTTTAAAGGCTCAAGACGTGGGTAAGTTTTTCATCCTGGCCGCATTGGTCATCGGAACGATTTTTGCCACGATTCGTATGCCTGAGATATTGGATTTGATAAAGGATTTTTCTTAG
- a CDS encoding helix-turn-helix domain-containing protein translates to MNKPLTLNELAHYLNVSRLTLTRWIKKGQLPAQKMGGRWVVEERILHKFSIERDMNLFSATSPKKPTPVADIISTSVIRKPTYQDNKPLKLKAVVEILGVCYRTVTNWIRDGKLAASKLGGHWVVWENDLEEFIKRRLLFVEDAAFGMLFFNPDVLEQYRKDFKYYVHEAAFHGRVGNKEERHRMHQERSATKRHPYTWSKEIFGRNDFKLSTAIAFAELTFWKIRIKDESFALAVDPRAFQLLPKIEQSKWQAYRITDIPID, encoded by the coding sequence ATGAACAAACCCTTGACCTTGAACGAACTGGCTCATTATCTGAATGTCTCCCGACTGACCCTGACACGCTGGATTAAGAAAGGCCAATTGCCGGCCCAGAAGATGGGCGGACGCTGGGTGGTGGAAGAGCGCATCCTGCATAAGTTCTCTATCGAGCGGGATATGAATCTATTCAGCGCCACATCGCCGAAAAAACCCACTCCGGTGGCGGATATTATCTCTACTAGCGTCATACGCAAGCCAACGTATCAGGACAACAAACCATTGAAGTTAAAAGCGGTTGTGGAAATTCTCGGCGTCTGCTACCGGACCGTGACTAACTGGATAAGAGATGGCAAGCTGGCCGCCAGCAAATTGGGCGGACACTGGGTCGTTTGGGAAAACGATTTGGAGGAGTTTATCAAACGGCGGTTGCTCTTTGTTGAGGACGCGGCGTTTGGCATGCTCTTTTTCAACCCCGATGTCCTGGAGCAATACCGCAAGGATTTCAAATACTATGTCCATGAAGCGGCGTTCCACGGCCGGGTCGGTAATAAGGAAGAGCGTCATCGGATGCATCAGGAGCGCTCTGCGACTAAACGACATCCTTATACCTGGTCCAAAGAAATATTCGGCCGAAACGATTTCAAACTAAGCACGGCCATAGCATTTGCGGAGCTGACATTCTGGAAAATCAGGATTAAAGACGAAAGTTTTGCGCTGGCAGTTGACCCGAGGGCGTTTCAGCTATTGCCCAAGATAGAACAGTCTAAATGGCAAGCATACCGCATAACCGACATACCAATCGATTAA